A part of Candidatus Bathyarchaeota archaeon genomic DNA contains:
- the rlmD gene encoding 23S rRNA (uracil(1939)-C(5))-methyltransferase RlmD, with protein sequence MNVFKPFRGMSFLVKCRHYGVCGGCQLQHLPYREQVELKVSRLEKLFGFEPHEVYESPRRFYYRNRMDYVVGPGHVVGLKERGKWWRYVDLEECLLMSREADLAKNVFREFIKAEGLEPWDAKAQRGFVRYLVIREGKFTGERMCTVVTFKPMEERDYRVLFSKFLELLEEKGIEVTSLYWGLNPYVTDVSYSFETRLIHGAPLIRERLLGNTYLIGVNSFFQSNPYTAELLVKKAVELLEPDGGKVYDLYCGVGTFSVEIGKHSKVVCVDSESEAIELLRENMRLNDVEGYEALNVKVERLRKLDTDKVLLDPPRSGLHPKAVRLLARSKPKTVVYVSCNPKTQKRDITMLSRAGYKLEHLIFIDQFPQTEHMETIALLRQ encoded by the coding sequence TTGAACGTTTTTAAGCCGTTTAGGGGGATGAGTTTTCTCGTGAAGTGTAGGCACTACGGCGTATGCGGAGGCTGTCAGCTTCAGCATCTACCCTATCGGGAGCAGGTCGAGCTTAAGGTTTCTAGGCTTGAGAAGCTTTTCGGGTTTGAGCCTCATGAGGTGTACGAGTCGCCTAGACGATTCTACTACAGGAACCGTATGGATTACGTCGTAGGACCAGGTCACGTGGTCGGCTTGAAGGAGAGGGGGAAGTGGTGGAGATACGTCGACCTCGAGGAGTGTCTCCTCATGTCTAGGGAGGCAGACCTCGCTAAAAACGTGTTCAGGGAATTCATAAAGGCTGAGGGTTTGGAGCCTTGGGACGCTAAAGCCCAGAGAGGCTTCGTAAGGTATCTGGTTATCCGGGAGGGGAAGTTCACGGGCGAACGTATGTGCACGGTGGTCACGTTTAAGCCTATGGAGGAGAGAGACTACCGGGTCCTTTTCTCGAAGTTTTTAGAGCTTCTCGAAGAGAAGGGGATAGAGGTTACGAGCCTATACTGGGGCTTGAACCCATACGTCACCGACGTCTCCTACTCCTTCGAGACGAGGCTTATACATGGAGCCCCCCTCATAAGGGAGAGGCTTCTAGGCAATACATACCTCATCGGTGTAAACAGCTTCTTCCAGTCTAACCCCTATACGGCCGAGCTTCTGGTGAAGAAGGCCGTGGAGCTTCTAGAACCCGATGGCGGGAAGGTTTACGACCTATACTGCGGCGTGGGAACCTTCTCGGTCGAGATAGGTAAACACTCCAAAGTCGTATGTGTGGACTCTGAAAGCGAGGCGATAGAGCTTCTAAGGGAGAACATGAGGCTTAACGATGTCGAGGGCTACGAGGCTTTGAACGTTAAAGTCGAGCGGCTCAGAAAGCTTGACACAGACAAGGTTCTACTAGACCCTCCTAGAAGCGGGCTACATCCTAAGGCCGTTAGGCTGCTCGCTAGGTCTAAGCCTAAAACCGTCGTCTACGTATCTTGCAACCCCAAGACCCAGAAGAGGGACATAACCATGCTTTCTAGAGCCGGGTACAAGCTCGAACACCTCATCTTCATAGACCAGTTTCCGCAGACAGAGCACATGGAGACGATCGCGTTGCTTAGGCAGTGA
- a CDS encoding Gfo/Idh/MocA family oxidoreductase, producing MPDRIRIGFIGAGELANSVHYPSLASFRDVEISAVCDLDENRLNKTADRYGVENRFKDYRLMLDRVGLDAVYVVMAPLPIGHYSHAEPMTKIVVECLRRGKHVFIEKPPGVTVEETKIMAKAAEESGCKTMVGFNRRFIPVLREAKRIVEENGPITCCLAVFYKDMISKPEPWGCVSFLVADTIHAVDTLRWLGGEVDKIVSHVSSFYAEYPNTFHALVKFRNGCVGHLCSNYSSGGRVHYFEMHSKAIYAFVNLPFEPERQEALILRDGKPYGEIETVRNLDLVGGRREQYVLYGFLQENRHFIDCIKEDKIPETNFEDAVKTMELVELIKASTL from the coding sequence ATGCCTGACCGTATACGTATAGGGTTCATAGGAGCCGGAGAGCTCGCCAACAGTGTCCACTACCCGTCTCTCGCGAGCTTCAGAGACGTAGAGATATCCGCAGTATGCGACCTCGACGAGAACCGGCTAAACAAGACAGCCGACAGATACGGCGTAGAAAACCGTTTCAAAGACTATAGACTTATGCTCGACAGGGTCGGTCTGGACGCGGTGTACGTCGTGATGGCCCCTCTACCTATAGGTCACTACTCCCATGCAGAGCCTATGACGAAGATAGTAGTCGAATGTCTTAGACGGGGTAAGCACGTATTTATCGAGAAGCCCCCGGGCGTCACGGTCGAAGAGACGAAGATTATGGCTAAAGCCGCCGAGGAAAGCGGATGTAAGACCATGGTGGGCTTCAATAGGAGGTTTATACCGGTTTTAAGGGAAGCGAAGAGGATAGTCGAGGAGAACGGACCTATAACATGCTGTCTGGCGGTTTTCTATAAGGACATGATCAGCAAACCGGAGCCCTGGGGCTGTGTAAGTTTCCTAGTGGCAGATACCATACACGCCGTCGACACCCTCAGGTGGTTAGGAGGCGAAGTCGATAAAATCGTCAGCCACGTATCGAGCTTTTACGCAGAATACCCCAACACTTTCCACGCGCTCGTGAAGTTTAGAAACGGCTGTGTAGGACATCTATGCTCGAACTACTCCTCTGGGGGACGCGTACATTACTTTGAGATGCATTCGAAAGCCATATACGCTTTCGTGAACCTACCGTTCGAGCCTGAGAGGCAGGAGGCCCTCATACTCAGAGATGGTAAACCATACGGTGAGATCGAGACGGTTAGGAACCTAGACCTCGTAGGAGGACGTAGGGAGCAGTACGTACTCTACGGTTTCCTTCAAGAGAATAGACATTTCATAGACTGCATAAAGGAGGATAAGATACCTGAGACGAATTTTGAAGACGCTGTTAAAACCATGGAGCTTGTAGAGCTTATAAAAGCGTCGACACTCTAG
- a CDS encoding sugar phosphate isomerase/epimerase: MQLLVFSKMFQRLPLDEFGELVAEMGFEGVDLTVRPGGYIPPQRVEEELPKAIEALKDRGLLVPMITTSITSVEDPYAEATFKTASECGVRYLKLGYWRYEGFGRLRTQIEEARKRLKEIQVLSRRYGVTAAVHIHSGMYLTAEPAIVAEILEGFDPDLVGAYIDPGHMVVEGGLAGWLMGLDLLSDKIRMVAVKDFAWFKEGGLWRAKVVPLGEGLVPWRRVFEILNRIGFEGPVSLHSEYEDLTLTELIEQTRRDLKYVKDILKSLG, translated from the coding sequence ATGCAGTTGTTGGTTTTTTCTAAGATGTTTCAGAGGCTTCCTTTAGATGAGTTCGGAGAGCTCGTTGCTGAGATGGGGTTTGAAGGTGTAGACCTGACCGTGAGACCCGGTGGATACATTCCTCCACAGAGAGTAGAGGAGGAGCTCCCAAAGGCCATAGAGGCTTTAAAGGATAGGGGGCTTTTGGTGCCCATGATAACGACCTCGATAACGAGCGTCGAAGACCCTTATGCAGAGGCGACGTTTAAAACGGCTTCGGAGTGCGGCGTGAGGTATTTGAAGCTTGGATACTGGCGTTATGAAGGATTCGGAAGGCTCAGGACGCAGATAGAGGAAGCCCGTAAGAGGCTGAAGGAGATACAGGTACTCAGCCGGAGATACGGGGTTACGGCGGCTGTACACATCCACTCAGGAATGTACCTGACGGCCGAGCCAGCGATAGTCGCGGAGATCCTCGAAGGCTTCGACCCAGACTTGGTCGGGGCCTACATAGACCCAGGGCATATGGTCGTCGAGGGGGGATTAGCAGGATGGCTTATGGGTCTTGACCTACTCAGCGATAAGATACGTATGGTCGCCGTCAAGGATTTCGCATGGTTCAAAGAGGGAGGGTTGTGGAGGGCAAAGGTCGTTCCGTTAGGCGAGGGGCTAGTGCCGTGGAGAAGGGTCTTCGAGATCCTGAACCGTATAGGTTTTGAGGGGCCCGTATCTCTACATAGCGAATATGAAGACCTCACTCTTACAGAGCTCATAGAGCAGACTAGAAGGGATTTAAAATACGTGAAAGATATCCTGAAGAGCCTAGGCTGA
- a CDS encoding bifunctional 5,6,7,8-tetrahydromethanopterin hydro-lyase/3-hexulose-6-phosphate synthase, producing the protein MYRRGAYLEEGFYVGEALVGSGYEVAHIDLVIGSKRGAAGIAFVNALSQLSAGHTPMLAVIRPNLPTKPNTVIVPKVTVKTMEDADKIFGPAQAAVAKAVADAVEEGLIPRDKCEDWVVIASVFIHPKAKDYRKIYQYNYGATKLAIRRALKGYPSAEKVLKEKDRAVHPIMGFKVRRLWNPPYLQVALDLRSVDRALEVVKLLPKRERLILEAGTPLIKAQGVGVVEKIRSVWRDAFIVADLKTMDVGRVEVKEAADATADAVCILAVASDTTVDKAILEAQKQGIYSVLDMMEVSDPIARLERLTYKPDIVLLHVSADVERAAAEAGKPLETRWGNISEIKKRFRVLVAVAGGVTPATAGEALRSGADIIVVGRYIVRNGDPRRAAEQFLDLMPPDPDTMRLILDEDERVGEI; encoded by the coding sequence ATGTATCGTAGGGGGGCTTATTTGGAAGAAGGGTTCTATGTGGGAGAGGCTTTGGTCGGCTCGGGTTATGAAGTTGCGCACATAGACCTCGTCATAGGAAGTAAACGGGGGGCGGCTGGGATAGCGTTTGTAAACGCTTTATCCCAGCTTTCGGCGGGACATACGCCTATGCTCGCCGTTATACGACCTAACCTACCTACAAAGCCGAACACGGTGATCGTACCGAAGGTCACCGTTAAAACGATGGAGGATGCCGATAAGATATTCGGCCCTGCTCAAGCAGCCGTCGCAAAGGCAGTTGCAGATGCAGTCGAAGAAGGATTGATCCCAAGGGATAAATGCGAAGACTGGGTCGTAATAGCCTCGGTCTTCATACACCCTAAGGCTAAGGACTATAGGAAGATTTACCAGTACAACTATGGAGCTACTAAGCTGGCTATAAGGAGAGCCCTGAAGGGCTACCCATCGGCTGAGAAGGTCCTTAAGGAGAAGGATAGGGCTGTCCACCCGATCATGGGGTTCAAGGTCAGGAGGCTTTGGAACCCGCCGTATCTACAGGTCGCTTTAGACTTGAGAAGCGTGGATAGGGCTTTAGAAGTCGTCAAGCTTCTCCCCAAGAGGGAGAGGCTCATACTCGAGGCGGGTACTCCGCTGATAAAGGCTCAAGGAGTAGGAGTCGTCGAGAAGATCCGAAGCGTATGGAGAGATGCCTTTATAGTCGCAGACCTCAAAACGATGGATGTCGGTAGGGTCGAGGTTAAGGAAGCCGCCGACGCTACCGCAGATGCTGTGTGTATACTGGCGGTGGCCTCCGACACCACGGTCGATAAAGCGATCCTTGAAGCTCAGAAACAGGGTATATACTCTGTGCTGGATATGATGGAGGTCTCAGACCCGATAGCCCGTCTTGAACGACTGACCTACAAGCCTGACATAGTTCTCCTTCATGTGAGCGCCGATGTCGAGAGGGCGGCGGCCGAGGCGGGCAAGCCTTTGGAAACAAGATGGGGTAACATATCTGAGATCAAGAAGCGGTTTAGGGTTCTCGTAGCCGTAGCCGGAGGCGTTACACCAGCCACCGCGGGCGAGGCCCTTCGAAGCGGAGCGGATATAATCGTCGTAGGCCGATACATAGTTCGAAACGGAGACCCCAGAAGAGCGGCTGAGCAGTTTCTAGACCTTATGCCTCCAGACCCAGACACTATGCGGCTGATACTCGACGAAGACGAGAGGGTTGGAGAGATCTAG
- a CDS encoding ParB N-terminal domain-containing protein: protein MRKFAITPIEVLKPHEDVDPHRLSSLTREIGLDGVLKRPIVADHRTNVVLDGHHRLQALKLLGCRLIPVIYVDYRDSRIIVKTYRESIDLTKDMVVEAGLKGHLFPPKTSKHMVLKGSDLTHISEFEKPVHIPLSRLRKPIR, encoded by the coding sequence ATGAGGAAGTTTGCGATAACCCCCATAGAGGTTCTTAAACCCCATGAAGACGTAGACCCTCATAGGCTTTCTTCTTTGACGAGGGAAATAGGCTTAGACGGGGTTTTGAAGAGACCTATAGTAGCTGACCATCGTACGAACGTCGTGCTCGATGGGCACCATAGGCTTCAAGCCCTTAAGCTTTTAGGCTGCCGACTCATACCGGTTATATACGTAGACTATAGGGATTCGAGGATCATAGTCAAAACCTATAGAGAATCCATAGATTTAACAAAGGACATGGTCGTCGAAGCCGGTTTAAAGGGACATCTTTTCCCGCCTAAAACGTCTAAACACATGGTTTTGAAGGGTAGCGACCTGACGCATATATCCGAGTTTGAGAAGCCGGTTCACATACCGCTGAGCAGGCTTAGAAAGCCTATCAGATAG
- a CDS encoding glycosyltransferase: MFRWKRTGKTLGWLGRVPPIKLTHLKNLTDDTGIIQHAKYAVPDRRSGYTVDDNSRALIVIVKYCRLFGVDEESLRLANVYLSFIYHMQQEDGRVYNLMSYDRRIIDGYSEDCVGRVLWACGYTLDSPLSEDVKLLAKEVFDKALPHAFKMRSPRGIAYSILGLYHYARAFPEDPNVIRCLKTLADKLLEHYSRNSSPDWIWFEPYLTYDNPRIPYALSKAYEAIGDTRYLEAAVKTFKFLTYVETIDEVYAPIGNNGWYFKGRFRALYDQQPIEAGSMVEAAASLYKISGDREYLKTMWKAFNWFLGENINKTSVYDQDTGGCHDGLTPEGVNLNQGAEAVVCYLISRLELESLKRK, from the coding sequence ATGTTTAGGTGGAAGAGGACGGGTAAAACCTTGGGATGGCTAGGGAGGGTGCCACCTATCAAGCTGACGCATCTTAAAAACCTCACGGATGATACGGGTATTATACAACATGCTAAATACGCTGTTCCAGATAGGCGAAGCGGCTATACGGTAGATGACAACTCCAGGGCCTTAATAGTCATAGTTAAATACTGTAGGCTGTTCGGGGTGGACGAGGAGAGTCTAAGGCTTGCAAATGTATACCTTAGCTTCATATATCATATGCAGCAGGAAGACGGTAGGGTCTACAACCTCATGAGCTACGATAGGAGGATCATAGACGGTTACTCTGAGGACTGCGTAGGTAGAGTTCTGTGGGCGTGTGGATACACCCTCGACTCCCCCCTCTCAGAGGATGTAAAACTCTTGGCTAAGGAGGTCTTCGACAAGGCGTTGCCCCATGCGTTTAAGATGCGTTCTCCAAGGGGAATAGCATACTCGATTCTAGGATTATACCACTATGCCAGGGCCTTCCCAGAGGACCCCAACGTGATCAGATGCCTTAAGACGCTGGCCGACAAGCTTCTAGAGCATTACTCGAGAAACAGCTCGCCGGACTGGATATGGTTCGAACCATACCTTACCTACGATAACCCCCGTATACCCTATGCCCTTTCGAAAGCGTATGAGGCTATAGGCGACACGAGGTATCTCGAAGCCGCTGTTAAAACCTTCAAGTTTCTGACATATGTGGAGACGATCGATGAGGTCTATGCTCCTATCGGGAACAACGGCTGGTACTTCAAGGGGAGATTCAGAGCCCTCTACGACCAGCAGCCGATCGAAGCAGGCTCCATGGTAGAGGCTGCGGCGTCCCTCTACAAGATTTCCGGCGACAGAGAATACCTCAAAACCATGTGGAAGGCCTTCAACTGGTTCCTGGGAGAAAACATCAACAAGACCTCGGTGTATGACCAGGACACCGGTGGATGTCACGACGGTTTAACACCGGAAGGTGTGAACCTCAACCAAGGCGCAGAAGCTGTTGTCTGCTACCTTATATCACGTTTGGAGCTTGAGAGCTTAAAAAGGAAATAG